TAACGATATAAACAACCCCAAGAAAAACCACTATCAATATAATTAATGCTATTAATGCTTTGAGTAAAAATGAAAGTATTTTTTTCCACAATGGTTTTGGTTCTTTACCTGGTGTCGTCGTGCTCTTCTTCCATTTCATTATCTCTCTAAGTTTCATTATATCTTCTCCTGTCCTCATCGGTTTATTGGGCTACCTTAATGTGCCGCTAAGGAAAGCTTACACGACGAAGATGTACTCCTCATGACGCCAATATGAACTGAATATGAACAGGAGAAAAAATGCTACAAAATGCTACGGCAACAATCCAATTATTCTGTCGGCATTGTTAATGGCAAGATGACAATGAAAGTTGTTCCTCGACCCGGCTCGCTTTCCACACGAATGTCACCTTGATGAAGTGATACGATCTGTTTGACGATAGCTAGTCCCATACCGCTACCTTCGTATTTACGACTGTGAGAGCGGTCGGCCTTAAAAAACCGATCAAATATACGCTTCTGATCCTCTAGAGAAATCCCAATGCCTGCGTCGGATATGCGGACTGTCACATTTTTCATATCTTGTTTGATGCTGACGTTAATAATGCCACCATCCTTGGAAAATTTAATGCTATTACCGATTATATTGGTCCATACCTGATTCAGCTGATCATGATCAGCCGTTAGCGTAACTGCCTTCAAACTCAGCTCAAAATGAATGTTCCGAGCCGACCATTGCGGCTGGATAGCGACGATTACTCGCCTTATCTGTTCATCTAGTCTAAGCGTGACCAGCCGCAGCTGCTGTGACTGTGATTCAAGCAAGCTTAGCTTTAGCAGACTATCGCTCATCTTGGACATTCGCCCTGCTTCAGTAATGATAATATCGAGATAACGATTTCGCTCATTAACTGCGATGCCTTCTTGCTTGAGCGCCATTGCATAACCGGATATCGAGGTGAGCGGCGATTGAACCTCGTGCGAGACGTTCGTTACGAAATCCCTTCGCATCTGCTCTAGCTGCTGCAGATCGTGCATCATTTCTTCGAAGCTGCGAGCCAAAGTACCTAGCTCACCCGTTTGCTTAATATTCAGCTTCACGTTGAAATCTCCGGCTGCTATACGCCTAGTCGCTTTTGTCAGCTTTTTAATTGGTCTTACTAGAAAAATGGAGGCAACGAGAACAAATAGGCTTCCTGTTACTAAGGAATAGACCAAAAAGGTTAATATCCAATATTTCACAAAAGAAGTGGACGGTGGAGCGAGCGGCTCCACAAACATCGCTTTCGTTCCCTTTTCAGTTTCCAACGGCAGCCCTAAAAGGATAGTAGCAATATTCTTAGAATTGACTTGAACAAGCTGTCCATCTAGCACTTTCTTGACTTGTTCCATCGTCACAGTAGCAGTACGGTGTCCGTTTAGTTTTCCGTAAGACTGGAACTGACCTGTCTCATCGTAAATTCGAATGTGATAGGAATTGAGCTGCTTTACCCCACTTAGGAACGAGTCCGCTTCATCTATCGGTAATTTCTCGTAAATTTGCACGATATCCTGGCCAAAGTCAAGTAAGAGAACTTGTAGGTTTTCGTTAAATTTCTCTTTATACATCCAATTTGTTACGAAAAAAGCAATGACAGTACCTCCGATAACGGAGACAAGAAAGGTCATAACTACGCGTGTATATAAAGATTTAATCATTCGTGTACCTCAAGCCGGTAGCCAAGCCCACGCACTGTTTCGATTCGAAAATCCGGTGTAGTCGCGAACCGTTCGCGCAGGCGCTTAATATGTACATCTATCGTTCGATCATCACCAGCGTAATCGATTCCCCAAATCTGATCGATCAGCTGCTCACGCGTATAAATTTGTCCGGGTGTTCCAGCGAGCTTGTACAGCAATTCAAACTCCTTGAGCGGCAGCGTGAACGACTCCAACCCTCTAACCACCTTGTATATCTGACGATCAAGAGTGACATTTCCTAACCGAATCATCTGCGTGGAGCCTATCTTATATCGCTTCAGTAAAGCCCTAACGCGAACCGTCAGTTCCAACGGATCGAATGGTTTCGTCAAATAATCATCCGCTCCAAGCTGGAAGCCTTTCACTTTCTCCCAAGTTTCGCCTCTCGCAGTCAGCATAAGTAACGGAAGATCAGGATCACTTCTCCGGAGCTCCTTACATAACGTCCAACCATCCATAATCGGCATCATAATATCAAGCACGACTAGATCGACCTGCGTCGAGGCATAGACGGCCAGTGCTTCTTTGCCATCCGCGGCTTCTACTGTTTCGAATCCGTCATTGCGCAAAAACAAACAGACGAGTTCACGAATGTTCACATCGTCGTCTGCAACCAGTATTGTAGGCATTTTGTATCCTCTTCCCCTGTTGTCATCCTATATAGTATTAACCATTATACTATAAATTCATTTGGAACTTAGAATGACATGGACAACAGAAAGCTATTTGCTGGGAATGAGATATTATGTATAATCTTAATATGCATTGGATGAATTAATGAGATTAATTAATGGGCTTAATTATGAGGGAGCTATACTAATGACACAAAAATCAACATTTTTAGGGAAAGCACTAGTAAGCACAATTTGTTTGCTTTTCATCATCTCAATAGGACTAAATATATATCAATACAATACAATTAACTCTGAAAGAAATGATAATACGAATAAAGCGAGAAATTTCATAAGTGATCAAGCAGCAACGTTTGCAAATGTATTTTCTGCGGCTGGTAGTACAAATATTCTAGAATACATTAAAAAACCCGATCATTTAAGTCAAATGATTGAAAGTATTCAAATTGCCGACTCCTATTATCTGGCAGCATCGAAGCTTGTATCCGATCAACTCAGTGGTAAAGGCATTATAGAGTCGCGGAATCTTATATCAAATGGTTATCTTTCCGAGCTCCGTGCATATCGAACATTTCTCGAAAGTAATAGCAATGGAGCTTATGAAAATATCGACCAGATTGCGATTGCTATCAATGATCTACAAACGATCTCAAATTGGTTAATCGAAAAAAATAAAAATAATGACTCTGACGTTTATACAGACAATGATTTCTACAAGGAAGTCTATGTAAATCTTAAAAGTGATATTAAAAATCATTATTTTACCGGTTTTTCTTCTTAACATCCTTCCATTTACCGTTCACATGTCGTCGATGAGCCCATTTATCCGATCCTATGGCTGACGAATCGAGTAACTCTTATTTGCTCAAAATGAAATGGTTTTACTTTGTAACGAACTCAGGAATTCCCTATCGACGATTTTTTGCGGTTGGCGGGGGCGTTAGTGTACGTTGCGTTCTCTATCGGCGATTTTTTGTGGTTGGCGGGGCGTTAGTGTACGCTGCGTTCCCTATCGGCGATTTTTTGCGGTTGGCGGGCGCGTTAGTGTACGCTGCGTTCCTTATCGACGCTGTTTTGCTGTTGGCGGGGGCGTTAGTGTACGCTTCGTTCTCTATCGACGCTGTTTTGCAGTTGGCGGGGGCGTTAGTGTACGCTGCGTTCCCTATCAACGCTGTTTTGCGGTTGGCGGGGGCGTTAGTGTACTGCGTTCCCTATCGGCGATTTTTTGCGGTTGGCGGGGGTGTTAGTGTACGCTGCGTTCGTTAGCTAAACACACATTGCGTCTCAATAGAATGCAAAGAGGAGCCGAGCGCATTTCACATGCGCTTCGGCTCCTCTTTAATAGGAATAGTGCTTATTTTTCGCCCAACAATAGCTCCATGATGTACATCTCAAGAGCTTCATAGTTCCGGGATTCCTGATAGCTAGCCACTAAGCCCCTATCCAAACGACGAACCTTGGCCTCTAGCAATTTAACCATTTTCAAGCTATTTTCCAAATGAGCATAAGATAGCTCACCGTATTGTGTTCTCATCGCCTTAACGTCAAGACCGACATATTCGCCATTGCTGCCGTATCCGCTATCCATAAGCACTTTAACTTGGTTAAAGGCCGAACGCAGATTTTCGGCACCGAACGATTTATCTTGATCGTAGCGAAGACCGTTTTGGTCGTTCAGATGGACACCCCATAATTTGTTGTGCGCCAAGCAGAATGCCATTTCCAGAGCAGGGTCAAGACCAGCAAGCACAGCATGCGCGGATTCAAGTAAAGCACCGACGCGGCTAGGATCAGCCGTTCCAGCAGCAAATCCGAGTACATGTCCGACCGTTGGAACGAAGCTGCGGTCGATTGGTTCATTCGGCTTTGGCTCGATCAGAATGCGAATGCCTGGATCGTAGGCAAGCATCGTATTTACTGCTTCGCGCAAGCGCTGCAGGCTGAGGACAGGATCCTTACTCTCCGCGCACAATGTACCTTCTCTCGCTAACCACAGCACTAGACGATCTGAACCAAGCTCTCTTGCGATATCGATGGACCGCAATGATCTCCATAACGCAAACTCTCTGTCCTCTGCCGAATTGGAAGTGTAGCCGCCGTCAATCGTTCTTCCGTCCATCCACAAGCGTGGAGCGACAAACTCAGCTTCCAAGCCTTGCGAGTCTAAATGCTGCTTCAGTTCCTTCGCACGCGACTTGATTTGGCTTTCTGACAAGTCGTTCATATCCGGTACTGCGTCGTCATCGTGAAACTGAATACCCGTAAACCCGATTTCCTTGAATTTAGTCAGCTTCTGCTCGAAAGAAATAGAAGATCTTACTTCAGGACCGAATGCGTCCGCTCCTTCATGTACGTTCCAAGGACCTACCGAATATTTAAAATTTGCCATATTTATCTTCCTCCGTTATCTGTTTTCGTTTATTAAAGCGGATTGCATCGCCGCGAACTTACTAGGTGTAATTCCGACCGTTGCTTTGAATGACCGACTGAACAAATGAATGCTGGAAAATCCAACCACATCTGCAATCTCGGTTAACGTAAGCTTGCCTTCGATGATTCTTTTTTTCGCTTGCTCTATCCGTATATGCGTCACGTACTTCTGAACCGATATGCCAAGCTGCTTCTTGAACAAATGAGACAAATGGTTCGTGGACACCTCAGCATACTCGCTGATTGACGTGTTGTTAAGCTGAGCGTCGGAATAGCTTTCATGAATAAAGTTAATGGCTTTTTCGATAAATGCCCATCCCTTTGTCATTTTGCCTTCGTCGTCCTTGCGATCCGTTTGGTTTTTCAAGAAAATGTGCAGTAATTCCAGGCAAATCGCTTTCATCATCAGGGAGCCTCCGGGCCGTTTATCCAAAAACTCCTTGTGCAGCAGCAAAAACCGTTTTTTCAAATCAATCCGGTCCGCTATTTGCAGATGGGAGATTGGGACAATCGAAGCCAGCTGCATTTCCCTCTCGACGACCTTTTTCCTCATCCGTTTCGACGCGTGCGTATTTATGATTAAGCTTCGTTCTTCATCATAAAAAAGATCAAAGTGAAATATAAATTGAATCAATGGTACTGTCGAGGTCGATTTAATGATATGGGACATCAAAGGATGCATAAGCAAAATATCGCCCTCTCGAGCCTCATACTTTACGCCGCCTAGGAAAAATTCCGCTTCCCCTTGCTCGATATACGTAAAGACGTGATCGTGATCCATCCACTCCCCAGTCAACGAGCTAGACTTCATAATTCTAGCGGCCCTGACGAAAGGGGATATGCTGTTCATCCATGATTGATCCATCGCATTAACCTCCTGACTGACATTGATGCTTTATCTTGAAGCTTTATCTAATATTTAATGGAAACCTTCGCCCCGGTAGTCGCCGATTGCTCAATTGCATCCAGAACAACCTGGTTTCGATACCCGTCTTCGAAGGTAGGGGAAGGGCTGCTGCCTTTTCCGGAAATTCCCCGCATAAATTCATGCATCAAATTGATAAACGTATGCTCGTATCCAATAGGGTGCCCC
This portion of the Cohnella abietis genome encodes:
- a CDS encoding helix-turn-helix transcriptional regulator, whose translation is MDQSWMNSISPFVRAARIMKSSSLTGEWMDHDHVFTYIEQGEAEFFLGGVKYEAREGDILLMHPLMSHIIKSTSTVPLIQFIFHFDLFYDEERSLIINTHASKRMRKKVVEREMQLASIVPISHLQIADRIDLKKRFLLLHKEFLDKRPGGSLMMKAICLELLHIFLKNQTDRKDDEGKMTKGWAFIEKAINFIHESYSDAQLNNTSISEYAEVSTNHLSHLFKKQLGISVQKYVTHIRIEQAKKRIIEGKLTLTEIADVVGFSSIHLFSRSFKATVGITPSKFAAMQSALINENR
- a CDS encoding TIM barrel protein, coding for MANFKYSVGPWNVHEGADAFGPEVRSSISFEQKLTKFKEIGFTGIQFHDDDAVPDMNDLSESQIKSRAKELKQHLDSQGLEAEFVAPRLWMDGRTIDGGYTSNSAEDREFALWRSLRSIDIARELGSDRLVLWLAREGTLCAESKDPVLSLQRLREAVNTMLAYDPGIRILIEPKPNEPIDRSFVPTVGHVLGFAAGTADPSRVGALLESAHAVLAGLDPALEMAFCLAHNKLWGVHLNDQNGLRYDQDKSFGAENLRSAFNQVKVLMDSGYGSNGEYVGLDVKAMRTQYGELSYAHLENSLKMVKLLEAKVRRLDRGLVASYQESRNYEALEMYIMELLLGEK
- a CDS encoding sensor histidine kinase, producing the protein MIKSLYTRVVMTFLVSVIGGTVIAFFVTNWMYKEKFNENLQVLLLDFGQDIVQIYEKLPIDEADSFLSGVKQLNSYHIRIYDETGQFQSYGKLNGHRTATVTMEQVKKVLDGQLVQVNSKNIATILLGLPLETEKGTKAMFVEPLAPPSTSFVKYWILTFLVYSLVTGSLFVLVASIFLVRPIKKLTKATRRIAAGDFNVKLNIKQTGELGTLARSFEEMMHDLQQLEQMRRDFVTNVSHEVQSPLTSISGYAMALKQEGIAVNERNRYLDIIITEAGRMSKMSDSLLKLSLLESQSQQLRLVTLRLDEQIRRVIVAIQPQWSARNIHFELSLKAVTLTADHDQLNQVWTNIIGNSIKFSKDGGIINVSIKQDMKNVTVRISDAGIGISLEDQKRIFDRFFKADRSHSRKYEGSGMGLAIVKQIVSLHQGDIRVESEPGRGTTFIVILPLTMPTE
- a CDS encoding response regulator transcription factor → MPTILVADDDVNIRELVCLFLRNDGFETVEAADGKEALAVYASTQVDLVVLDIMMPIMDGWTLCKELRRSDPDLPLLMLTARGETWEKVKGFQLGADDYLTKPFDPLELTVRVRALLKRYKIGSTQMIRLGNVTLDRQIYKVVRGLESFTLPLKEFELLYKLAGTPGQIYTREQLIDQIWGIDYAGDDRTIDVHIKRLRERFATTPDFRIETVRGLGYRLEVHE